In one window of Pagrus major chromosome 12, Pma_NU_1.0 DNA:
- the ark2ca gene encoding E3 ubiquitin-protein ligase ARK2C isoform X1, whose product MVLVHVGYLVLPVFGSVRNRGMTSSLSSKKGAHFTRHQHSHATSCRHFHLGAPQAPISAEFPLGHASQPPQAGLATHLPPAHHPPLTALPAPPQFQDVPGPPFLPQALHQQYLIQQQLLEAQRTQERIPLNPHRLRSGYEYSPPLHVPQPMTQQQQRYLAEGTDWDLSVDAGLPHHQYQLQQLPQHYQHYLASPRMHHFPRNTSSAQVVVHEIRNYPYPQLHLLALQSLNPSRHATAVRESYEELLQLEDRLGSVSRGAVQTTIERFTFPHKYKKRKPLQLKIGEEEETDVDEKCTICLSMLEDGEDVRRLPCMHLFHQGCVDQWLATSRKCPICRVDIETQLNPDS is encoded by the exons AAGCTctaaaaaag GAGCACACTTCACCAGGCATCAACACAGCCATGCTACCTCCTGCCGACACTTTCACCTGGGCGCTCCCCAGGCGCCCATCTCAGCAGAGTTTCCTCTAGGACACGCCAGCCAGCCGCCTCAGGCCGGCCTGGCCACCCACCTGCCCCCGGCACACCATCCGCCCCTCACTGCCCTGCCCGCGCCCCCTCAGTTCCAGGATGTGCCGGGGCCTCCATTCCTACCTCAGGCCTTACACCAGCAATACctcatccagcagcagcttcttgAAGCGCA AAGAACCCAGGAGCGTATCCCCCTGAACCCTCACCGGCTGCGTTCAGGCTACGAGTACTCCCCTCCCCTCCATGTTCCCCAGCCaatgacacagcagcagcagcggtacCTGGCCGAAGGCACCGACTG gGATCTCAGTGTTGATGCTGGCCTCCCTCACCACCAGTaccagctccagcagcttcCGCAGCACTATCAGCATTACTTGGCCTCCCCTCGAATGCACCACTTCCCCAGGAACACATCCTCTGCACAAGTG GTTGTGCATGAAATCAGAAACTATCCGTACCCCCAGCTTCACCTGCTGGCACTGCAGAGTCTGAATCCTTCGAGGCACGCCACTGCCGTGAGAGAAAGTTATGAG GAGCTGTTGCAGCTGGAGGACCGGCTGGGGAGTGTGAGCAGAGGAGCAGTTCAGACAACCATAGAGAGGTTCACCTTTCCACACAAATACAAGAAG AGGAAGCCCCTGCAGCTGAAGatcggggaggaggaggaaacagatgTGGATGAGAAATGCACAATCTGTTTGTCCATGCTGGAGGACGGGGAGGACGTCAG GAGACTGCCCTGCATGCACCTCTTCCACCAGGGCTGTGTGGACCAATGGCTGGCCACCAGCAGGAAGTGTCCAATCTGTCGGGTTGACATCGAAACACAGCTGAACCCTGACAGCTGA
- the ark2ca gene encoding E3 ubiquitin-protein ligase ARK2C isoform X2, with product MVLVHVGYLVLPVFGSVRNRGAHFTRHQHSHATSCRHFHLGAPQAPISAEFPLGHASQPPQAGLATHLPPAHHPPLTALPAPPQFQDVPGPPFLPQALHQQYLIQQQLLEAQHRRILPHSRRTQERIPLNPHRLRSGYEYSPPLHVPQPMTQQQQRYLAEGTDWDLSVDAGLPHHQYQLQQLPQHYQHYLASPRMHHFPRNTSSAQVVVHEIRNYPYPQLHLLALQSLNPSRHATAVRESYEELLQLEDRLGSVSRGAVQTTIERFTFPHKYKKRKPLQLKIGEEEETDVDEKCTICLSMLEDGEDVRRLPCMHLFHQGCVDQWLATSRKCPICRVDIETQLNPDS from the exons GAGCACACTTCACCAGGCATCAACACAGCCATGCTACCTCCTGCCGACACTTTCACCTGGGCGCTCCCCAGGCGCCCATCTCAGCAGAGTTTCCTCTAGGACACGCCAGCCAGCCGCCTCAGGCCGGCCTGGCCACCCACCTGCCCCCGGCACACCATCCGCCCCTCACTGCCCTGCCCGCGCCCCCTCAGTTCCAGGATGTGCCGGGGCCTCCATTCCTACCTCAGGCCTTACACCAGCAATACctcatccagcagcagcttcttgAAGCGCAGCACCGCAGGATTCTCCCACACTCCAG AAGAACCCAGGAGCGTATCCCCCTGAACCCTCACCGGCTGCGTTCAGGCTACGAGTACTCCCCTCCCCTCCATGTTCCCCAGCCaatgacacagcagcagcagcggtacCTGGCCGAAGGCACCGACTG gGATCTCAGTGTTGATGCTGGCCTCCCTCACCACCAGTaccagctccagcagcttcCGCAGCACTATCAGCATTACTTGGCCTCCCCTCGAATGCACCACTTCCCCAGGAACACATCCTCTGCACAAGTG GTTGTGCATGAAATCAGAAACTATCCGTACCCCCAGCTTCACCTGCTGGCACTGCAGAGTCTGAATCCTTCGAGGCACGCCACTGCCGTGAGAGAAAGTTATGAG GAGCTGTTGCAGCTGGAGGACCGGCTGGGGAGTGTGAGCAGAGGAGCAGTTCAGACAACCATAGAGAGGTTCACCTTTCCACACAAATACAAGAAG AGGAAGCCCCTGCAGCTGAAGatcggggaggaggaggaaacagatgTGGATGAGAAATGCACAATCTGTTTGTCCATGCTGGAGGACGGGGAGGACGTCAG GAGACTGCCCTGCATGCACCTCTTCCACCAGGGCTGTGTGGACCAATGGCTGGCCACCAGCAGGAAGTGTCCAATCTGTCGGGTTGACATCGAAACACAGCTGAACCCTGACAGCTGA